In Dermatophilus congolensis, a genomic segment contains:
- the rplO gene encoding 50S ribosomal protein L15, with amino-acid sequence MPLRVHELRPAPGAKTARTRVGRGEASKGKTAGRGTKGTKARYQVPERFEGGQMPLHMRLPKLRGFTNRNRVEYQVVNLDRIEALFPEGGDVTVDDLVAKGAVRSKSLVKVLGDGEISVKVNVTAHKVSGAAKSKIEAAGGSVNILGA; translated from the coding sequence ATGCCGCTTCGCGTTCATGAATTGCGTCCGGCCCCTGGAGCCAAGACCGCTCGCACGCGAGTTGGTCGTGGTGAAGCCAGCAAGGGTAAAACCGCTGGTCGTGGTACTAAAGGTACGAAAGCTCGTTACCAGGTTCCGGAGCGCTTCGAGGGTGGCCAGATGCCGCTTCACATGCGCCTTCCGAAACTGCGCGGTTTTACGAACCGTAACCGCGTGGAGTACCAGGTTGTGAACCTGGACCGCATTGAAGCTTTGTTCCCCGAGGGCGGTGACGTCACAGTTGATGACCTCGTGGCTAAGGGTGCAGTTCGCTCCAAGAGCCTTGTAAAGGTTTTGGGCGATGGCGAAATTTCCGTCAAGGTAAACGTCACTGCTCATAAGGTTTCTGGTGCGGCGAAGAGCAAGATTGAGGCTGCAGGCGGTTCCGTGAACATCCTGGGTGCTTGA